The Catenuloplanes niger genome includes a window with the following:
- a CDS encoding DUF6284 family protein: MELEEVGPEPSPEDLASIDAEWPEIEADLAELDAEIRALGVTPVDNYWRRARRVEARASRAVVVALRPRTASLRAVA; this comes from the coding sequence GTGGAGCTGGAAGAGGTCGGCCCAGAGCCGTCCCCCGAAGACCTCGCGTCGATCGACGCCGAGTGGCCGGAGATCGAGGCGGACCTTGCCGAGCTGGACGCGGAGATCCGCGCGCTCGGCGTGACGCCGGTCGACAACTACTGGCGCCGGGCGCGGCGCGTAGAGGCCCGCGCGTCTCGCGCGGTGGTTGTGGCGCTGCGTCCCCGTACCGCTTCTCTGCGGGCGGTGGCCTAA
- a CDS encoding helix-turn-helix domain-containing protein, producing MGQPRKMLRPDRSARDLWGAELRALRDRHGLSLAELASRIYYDASHLGKFERAERKPPRGIAEACDQVLGGTGVLVRLWDAMQAASRHEATPGNAANPPRHEANLGADEAGLISGLAIGTSAAAASGDEAVSLPVLLDGKVVYVSVTRRALLKLTGASAALAVPALGAPTPALGAPVAPAPDANPIEHLTAVRRVLIDNDNLFGPRAVIPAVQHQIGVMGHLRDQLAGVDRRNLTQLRAQFAEFASWLHQDAGDFTQAQFWLDRALEWAYAGTDHDLAAYVFARKAQLAGDMGDPMQAIDMGQAAEDMARPGTRLAAIAAVYTAHGHALRNDSDAADRAYERARVLVARGDFDPASTWGIWLDQAYISVHQARSLHALGQHEGAAAGFATAITNTPAGYHRDRGVYLARQAAAHRGARQPEQAAGIGMQALAVGAATQSARILTELATLDVDLMSRWPSVPEVAAFHQALTSAVPSAA from the coding sequence ATGGGGCAGCCGCGGAAGATGTTGAGGCCGGACAGGTCCGCCCGTGACCTGTGGGGAGCGGAACTCCGTGCCTTGCGCGACCGGCATGGGCTGTCTCTCGCAGAGCTGGCGTCCCGGATCTACTACGACGCATCTCACCTGGGAAAGTTCGAGCGCGCGGAGCGGAAGCCACCACGGGGGATCGCTGAGGCGTGCGATCAAGTCCTCGGCGGGACCGGTGTGCTCGTGCGGCTTTGGGACGCCATGCAGGCCGCGAGCCGGCATGAGGCCACGCCCGGAAACGCGGCCAACCCGCCGAGGCATGAGGCCAATCTAGGGGCCGATGAGGCGGGTTTGATCTCTGGCCTAGCGATCGGCACCAGCGCGGCGGCAGCATCGGGGGACGAGGCCGTTTCCCTGCCGGTGCTGCTTGACGGAAAGGTCGTCTACGTGTCCGTAACTCGTCGCGCCCTGCTGAAGCTGACTGGGGCGTCAGCCGCCCTCGCCGTGCCCGCGCTTGGTGCGCCGACTCCTGCACTCGGCGCACCAGTTGCACCTGCTCCAGACGCGAACCCGATTGAGCACTTGACCGCGGTGCGGCGGGTGCTCATCGACAATGACAACCTCTTCGGACCGCGAGCTGTCATCCCCGCCGTCCAGCACCAGATCGGAGTCATGGGGCACCTACGCGACCAGCTCGCTGGCGTGGACCGGCGTAACCTCACCCAGTTGCGAGCGCAGTTCGCCGAGTTTGCGTCGTGGCTGCACCAGGATGCGGGGGACTTCACCCAGGCCCAGTTCTGGCTCGATCGGGCGCTGGAATGGGCATACGCCGGAACCGATCATGACCTGGCCGCGTACGTCTTCGCGCGAAAGGCGCAGCTCGCCGGCGACATGGGCGACCCGATGCAGGCGATCGACATGGGTCAGGCCGCAGAGGACATGGCACGGCCAGGGACTCGGCTGGCGGCGATCGCAGCCGTATACACCGCGCACGGACACGCCCTGCGCAACGACTCGGATGCTGCGGATCGGGCCTACGAGCGGGCGCGTGTGCTGGTAGCCCGCGGGGACTTCGACCCGGCCTCGACGTGGGGCATATGGCTGGATCAGGCGTACATCAGCGTGCACCAGGCGCGCAGTCTCCATGCGCTCGGGCAGCATGAGGGCGCGGCGGCTGGCTTCGCCACCGCGATCACCAACACGCCGGCTGGCTACCACCGCGACCGAGGTGTCTACCTGGCGCGTCAGGCAGCCGCGCACCGTGGCGCCAGGCAGCCCGAGCAGGCCGCGGGCATCGGCATGCAGGCGCTCGCCGTAGGCGCGGCCACCCAGTCCGCGCGCATCCTGACCGAGCTGGCGACCCTCGATGTCGATCTGATGAGCCGGTGGCCCTCGGTGCCCGAGGTTGCCGCCTTCCACCAGGCGCTGACCAGCGCCGTTCCATCCGCCGCCTGA
- a CDS encoding ABC transporter permease — protein sequence MSSPAVVEEFVVPAKVLPYLPAALDVAIELGGLPSRDRLKTALRVGSDRAGDVRTALARVNWDVVGGMFTSGDLAPEHREAVRASLLRLVRGEASAPAELPAAPSPRRLSAVPDLANTETGDAADEASVPTAQPAAVAPPARTESETANAGPAGEPADADVAAPEVMTQPGPGEFAPIGGTDTNDFTDAPMVDQPGISAGAAPAVDQAAPVSDVAPASPVPAVAARRPVVWPVLILCLPAFVAIWSGWVELGQMSGFGVVQPLPGIVDDFHLNTAITLPIGVETYAAYALWAWLSGVARTAAARRFAKWSALASLAVGGLGQVAYHLMASWGWETAPWPITAAVACLPVAVLGMGAALAHLLHSTDEH from the coding sequence ATGAGCAGCCCCGCAGTGGTGGAGGAGTTCGTCGTTCCGGCGAAGGTGCTGCCGTATCTGCCTGCCGCGCTCGACGTGGCGATCGAGCTGGGTGGGCTGCCGTCGCGGGACCGGCTGAAGACCGCGTTGCGGGTCGGTTCCGACCGGGCCGGTGACGTGCGTACGGCGCTGGCGCGGGTCAACTGGGATGTCGTGGGCGGCATGTTCACCAGTGGCGACCTCGCCCCGGAGCACCGTGAGGCGGTCCGAGCTTCACTGCTGAGGCTGGTCCGCGGCGAGGCTTCCGCCCCGGCTGAGCTGCCCGCCGCGCCGTCCCCGCGCCGCCTGTCGGCCGTGCCGGATCTCGCCAACACGGAGACCGGTGACGCTGCCGATGAGGCTTCTGTCCCGACCGCGCAGCCTGCTGCGGTAGCCCCGCCCGCCCGCACCGAGAGCGAGACGGCCAACGCGGGTCCGGCGGGCGAACCGGCTGATGCCGACGTGGCCGCTCCCGAGGTCATGACGCAGCCCGGACCGGGCGAGTTCGCGCCGATCGGCGGGACGGACACGAACGACTTCACCGACGCGCCGATGGTCGATCAGCCCGGCATTTCCGCCGGTGCCGCCCCGGCCGTCGACCAGGCGGCCCCGGTGTCCGACGTCGCGCCCGCCAGTCCGGTGCCGGCGGTTGCGGCGCGGCGGCCGGTGGTGTGGCCGGTGCTGATCCTGTGCCTGCCGGCGTTCGTCGCGATCTGGTCCGGGTGGGTGGAACTCGGGCAGATGTCCGGGTTCGGGGTCGTGCAGCCGCTTCCGGGGATCGTGGACGACTTCCACCTGAACACCGCGATCACGCTCCCGATCGGCGTGGAGACCTACGCCGCGTACGCGCTGTGGGCCTGGCTGTCCGGCGTCGCACGCACCGCGGCCGCGCGCCGGTTCGCGAAGTGGTCGGCGCTGGCGTCGCTCGCGGTCGGCGGGCTCGGCCAGGTCGCCTACCACCTGATGGCCTCGTGGGGCTGGGAGACCGCGCCGTGGCCGATCACCGCCGCGGTGGCCTGTTTGCCCGTGGCCGTGCTCGGCATGGGCGCCGCGCTCGCGCACCTGCTGCACAGCACCGATGAGCACTGA